From one Anopheles cruzii chromosome 3, idAnoCruzAS_RS32_06, whole genome shotgun sequence genomic stretch:
- the LOC128275376 gene encoding CCR4-NOT transcription complex subunit 3 isoform X2 → MAATRKLQGEIDRCLKKVTEGVETFEDIWQKVHNATNSNQKEKYEADLKKEIKKLQRLRDQIKSWIASGEIKDKSALLENRRLIETQMERFKVVERETKTKAYSKEGLGAAQKMDPAQREKEEISSWLTSAINSLQIQIDQFECEIESLLAGKKKKLDKDKQDKMDELKGKLERHKFHVTKLETLLRMLDNDGVEVEQIKKIKEDVEYYIDSSQEPDFEENEYIYDDIIGLDDVEISGIPVSTGTDSNNSNETAGSPSSLISGTSPAQSPVLNYSASTLHNHSSDLSADNNNLSEKRPKPDGTKITPVKPTAIRASKVDPSVLAVSNVVNNNNGSSNANSSNIGSGIIGSNSSNNNSSKPGLISSTPSKNHANAGPAPSGLQPPPNSISLNGPAFAAVAKQHASKNGSTTQSSATSGSVSSAGASSSIGPQAPNASNVFNLSQIINASQPKLSQSQQQQQNQTQQNSMPSAAAVVAAANSGNVQPSTQAVPSSQQQPQQQQQQQQQQSQQQTAQQLQSQQIPSVQNSMLLHSGGQPLSSSAASTESGNHVISTSSAATISSSGPNVINNCVSPSNSAVSSRASPSLMSPPQQQQQQQQLLNGPTTLAQEVINRTGVLESGPSPNPNSLMQQQQSQQQQQNVQGASAAAAAAAAAAAVAVASAQQQATAVAVAAAAAAAAAVAGQQQQQQQQQQSQQQQQQSQQQQQQTQQQLPLPQPVDTRQTVPPNQSAQLQGPPASFMVDAGSGGGGGVAGAGLIPTSSATAITNGPNTIINTNTSISSAASVNSGTGGSLNPAGTHEACIPPLLGVAPLGTSKLQKEHQIQFQRMEAAYYHLPTPSDSERLRTYLQRQPVQTPGHFPQQQLPHSDTVEFFQRLSPETLFFVFYYMEGTKAQYLAAKALKKQSWRFHTKYMMWFQRHEEPKVINEEYEQGTYIYFDYEKWGQRKKEGFTFEYKYLEDRDLN, encoded by the exons ATGGCTGCGACCCGAAAGTTGCAAG GTGAAATCGATCGGTGCCTGAAGAAAGTCACTGAAGGAGTGGAAACGTTCGAGGATATTTGGCAGAAAGTTCACAATGCTACAAATAGCAACCAAAAG GAAAAGTATGAGGCGGATCTCAAGAAGGAAATCAAAAAGCTGCAGCGGTTACGTGATCAGATCAAATCATGGATCGCATCCGGCGAGATCAAGGATAAAAGCGCTCTGCTGGAAAACCGTCGGCTCATAGAAACC CAAATGGAGCGGTTTAAGGTGGTCGAACGGGAAACCAAAACGAAAGCATACTCGAAGGAGGGTCTCGGAGCGGCCCAGAAGATGGATCCGGCGCAGCGGGAAAAGGAGGAGATTAGCAGCTGGTTAACGTCGGCCATCAACTCGCTGCAGATCCAGATCGATCAGTTCGAGTGCGAGATCGAGTCGCTGCTGGCgggcaagaagaaaaagcTCGACAAGGACAAGCAGGACAAGATGGACGAGCTGAAGGGCAAGCTGGAGAGGCACAAGTTCCACGTCACGAAGCTCGAGACGCTGCTGCGGATGCTCGACAACGATGGTGTCGAGGTGGAGCAGATAAAGAAAATCAAGGAGGACGTAGAGTACTACATCGATTCTTCGCAAGAGCCGGACTTCGAGGAAAACGAGTACATCTACGACGATATCATCGGATTGGATGATGTGGAAATCTCCG GCATCCCGGTGTCAACTGGCACGGACAGCAATAACAGCAACGAGACGGCCGGTTCGCCCAGCAGTCTGATATCGGGAACTAGTCCGGCGCAGTCGCCGGTGCTGAACTACAGCGCGAGCACGCTGCACAACCACAGCAGCGATCTGTCGGCCGATAATAACAATCTAAGCGAGAAGCGTCCCAAGCCCGATGGCACGAAGATAACG CCGGTAAAACCGACTGCAATCCGAGCTAGCAAAGTGGATCCCTCGGTCCTGGCGGTCAGCAATGTcgtgaacaacaacaacggcagcagcaacgcgaacagcagcaacatcggcagcggcatcatcggcagcaacagcagcaacaacaattcgTCCAAACCGGGGTTGATCAGCTCGACGCCTAGCAAAAACCACGCCAACGCTGGTCCGGCACCGAGCGGGTTGCAGCCACCTCCGAACAGTATATCGCTCAATGGGCCCGCTTTCGCTGCGGTGGCGAAACAGCACGCCAGCA AAAATGGTTCCACAACGCAGTCGAGTGCGACGTCGGGGTCCGTGTCGTCCGCGGGTGCATCGTCGAGCATCGGTCCGCAAGCTCCGAATGCATCGAATGTCTTCAACCTCAGTCAGATTATTAATGCATCTCAACCTAAGCTTAgtcagtcgcagcagcagcagcagaatcagACGCAGCAAAATAGTATGCCGAGTGCGGCGGCCGTGGTTGCCGCGGCCAACAGTGGCAATGTGCAGCCATCGACTCAAGCAGTACCATCGTCACAGCAGcaaccccagcagcagcagcagcagcagcagcagcagtcgcagcaaCAAACGGCGCAGCAGCTACAATCCCAGCAGATTCCTTCCGTGCAGAATTCCATGCTTCTACACAGCGGTGGCCAACCGCTGTCGTCGTCTGCGGCGAGCACCGAGAGCGGCAATCATGTAATTAGCACCTCGTCCGCGGCCACGATCAGCAGTAGTGGCCCGAATGTTATTAATAACTGTGTCTCGCCAAGCAATTCCGCAGTCAGTAGCAG GGCGTCTCCCAGTTTAATGtcaccaccgcagcagcagcagcaacagcagcagctgttaAATGGTCCTACAACACTCG CGCAAGAAGTGATAAATAGAACGGGAGTTCTCGAAAGTGGCCCTAGCCCCAATCCCAACAGCTTGATGCAACAACAGCAgagccaacagcagcagcagaatgtgCAAGGTGCAtctgcggcagcggcagccgcagcggccgccgcagcagtGGCAGTCGCGTCCGCTCAGCAACAAGCGAcagcggtggcagtggccgcggccgctgcagccgcagctgccgtcgccggacagcagcagcagcagcagcagcagcaacaatcgcaacagcagcaacaacaatcgcagcagcaacaacaacagacacAACAGCAGCTACCACTACCACAGCCAGTGGACACGAGACAGACCGTTCCTCCCAATCAGTCCGCTCAACTGCAAGGCCCGCCGGCGTCGTTCATGGTCGATgccggcagtggcggtggcggtggagtgGCAGGCGCCGGCCTCATACCGACGTCATCGGCCACTGCCATCACCAACGGACCGAACACGATCATCAACACAAACACTAGTATTTCGAGCGCCGCCAGCGTGAACAGTGGCACCGGCGGAAGCCTTAATCCTGCCGGCACGCACGAGGCATGCATACCGCCGCTGCTTGGCGTCGCCCCGCTCGGTACGTCCAAGCTGCAGAAGGAGCATCAAATACAA TTCCAACGGATGGAAGCCGCTTACTATCATCTGCCAACGCCGAGCGACTCGGAGAGGCTAAGGACGTACTTGCAACGTCAACCCGTGCAAACACCAGGGCACTTTCCACAG CAACAACTTCCACATTCTGACACGGTTGAGTTTTTCCAGCGTCTTTCCCCCGAGACGCTTTTCTTCGTGTTTTACTACATGGAGGGAACGAAAGCTCAATATTTGGCCGCGAAAGCGCTGAAAAAGCAGAGCTGGAGATTTCATACGAAATACATGATGTGGTTCCAGCGCCACGAGGAGCCGAAAGTGATCAACGAAGAGTACGAGCAG GGAACCTACATCTATTTTGATTATGAAAAATGGGGCCAGCGTAAAAAGGAAGGGTTTACGTTTGAATACAAGTACTTAGAAGACAGGGACCTGAATTGA
- the LOC128275376 gene encoding CCR4-NOT transcription complex subunit 3 isoform X3, translating to MCEIDRCLKKVTEGVETFEDIWQKVHNATNSNQKEKYEADLKKEIKKLQRLRDQIKSWIASGEIKDKSALLENRRLIETQMERFKVVERETKTKAYSKEGLGAAQKMDPAQREKEEISSWLTSAINSLQIQIDQFECEIESLLAGKKKKLDKDKQDKMDELKGKLERHKFHVTKLETLLRMLDNDGVEVEQIKKIKEDVEYYIDSSQEPDFEENEYIYDDIIGLDDVEISGIPVSTGTDSNNSNETAGSPSSLISGTSPAQSPVLNYSASTLHNHSSDLSADNNNLSEKRPKPDGTKITPVKPTAIRASKVDPSVLAVSNVVNNNNGSSNANSSNIGSGIIGSNSSNNNSSKPGLISSTPSKNHANAGPAPSGLQPPPNSISLNGPAFAAVAKQHASKNGSTTQSSATSGSVSSAGASSSIGPQAPNASNVFNLSQIINASQPKLSQSQQQQQNQTQQNSMPSAAAVVAAANSGNVQPSTQAVPSSQQQPQQQQQQQQQQSQQQTAQQLQSQQIPSVQNSMLLHSGGQPLSSSAASTESGNHVISTSSAATISSSGPNVINNCVSPSNSAVSSRASPSLMSPPQQQQQQQQLLNGPTTLAQEVINRTGVLESGPSPNPNSLMQQQQSQQQQQNVQGASAAAAAAAAAAAVAVASAQQQATAVAVAAAAAAAAAVAGQQQQQQQQQQSQQQQQQSQQQQQQTQQQLPLPQPVDTRQTVPPNQSAQLQGPPASFMVDAGSGGGGGVAGAGLIPTSSATAITNGPNTIINTNTSISSAASVNSGTGGSLNPAGTHEACIPPLLGVAPLGTSKLQKEHQIQFQRMEAAYYHLPTPSDSERLRTYLQRQPVQTPGHFPQQQLPHSDTVEFFQRLSPETLFFVFYYMEGTKAQYLAAKALKKQSWRFHTKYMMWFQRHEEPKVINEEYEQGTYIYFDYEKWGQRKKEGFTFEYKYLEDRDLN from the exons ATGT GTGAAATCGATCGGTGCCTGAAGAAAGTCACTGAAGGAGTGGAAACGTTCGAGGATATTTGGCAGAAAGTTCACAATGCTACAAATAGCAACCAAAAG GAAAAGTATGAGGCGGATCTCAAGAAGGAAATCAAAAAGCTGCAGCGGTTACGTGATCAGATCAAATCATGGATCGCATCCGGCGAGATCAAGGATAAAAGCGCTCTGCTGGAAAACCGTCGGCTCATAGAAACC CAAATGGAGCGGTTTAAGGTGGTCGAACGGGAAACCAAAACGAAAGCATACTCGAAGGAGGGTCTCGGAGCGGCCCAGAAGATGGATCCGGCGCAGCGGGAAAAGGAGGAGATTAGCAGCTGGTTAACGTCGGCCATCAACTCGCTGCAGATCCAGATCGATCAGTTCGAGTGCGAGATCGAGTCGCTGCTGGCgggcaagaagaaaaagcTCGACAAGGACAAGCAGGACAAGATGGACGAGCTGAAGGGCAAGCTGGAGAGGCACAAGTTCCACGTCACGAAGCTCGAGACGCTGCTGCGGATGCTCGACAACGATGGTGTCGAGGTGGAGCAGATAAAGAAAATCAAGGAGGACGTAGAGTACTACATCGATTCTTCGCAAGAGCCGGACTTCGAGGAAAACGAGTACATCTACGACGATATCATCGGATTGGATGATGTGGAAATCTCCG GCATCCCGGTGTCAACTGGCACGGACAGCAATAACAGCAACGAGACGGCCGGTTCGCCCAGCAGTCTGATATCGGGAACTAGTCCGGCGCAGTCGCCGGTGCTGAACTACAGCGCGAGCACGCTGCACAACCACAGCAGCGATCTGTCGGCCGATAATAACAATCTAAGCGAGAAGCGTCCCAAGCCCGATGGCACGAAGATAACG CCGGTAAAACCGACTGCAATCCGAGCTAGCAAAGTGGATCCCTCGGTCCTGGCGGTCAGCAATGTcgtgaacaacaacaacggcagcagcaacgcgaacagcagcaacatcggcagcggcatcatcggcagcaacagcagcaacaacaattcgTCCAAACCGGGGTTGATCAGCTCGACGCCTAGCAAAAACCACGCCAACGCTGGTCCGGCACCGAGCGGGTTGCAGCCACCTCCGAACAGTATATCGCTCAATGGGCCCGCTTTCGCTGCGGTGGCGAAACAGCACGCCAGCA AAAATGGTTCCACAACGCAGTCGAGTGCGACGTCGGGGTCCGTGTCGTCCGCGGGTGCATCGTCGAGCATCGGTCCGCAAGCTCCGAATGCATCGAATGTCTTCAACCTCAGTCAGATTATTAATGCATCTCAACCTAAGCTTAgtcagtcgcagcagcagcagcagaatcagACGCAGCAAAATAGTATGCCGAGTGCGGCGGCCGTGGTTGCCGCGGCCAACAGTGGCAATGTGCAGCCATCGACTCAAGCAGTACCATCGTCACAGCAGcaaccccagcagcagcagcagcagcagcagcagcagtcgcagcaaCAAACGGCGCAGCAGCTACAATCCCAGCAGATTCCTTCCGTGCAGAATTCCATGCTTCTACACAGCGGTGGCCAACCGCTGTCGTCGTCTGCGGCGAGCACCGAGAGCGGCAATCATGTAATTAGCACCTCGTCCGCGGCCACGATCAGCAGTAGTGGCCCGAATGTTATTAATAACTGTGTCTCGCCAAGCAATTCCGCAGTCAGTAGCAG GGCGTCTCCCAGTTTAATGtcaccaccgcagcagcagcagcaacagcagcagctgttaAATGGTCCTACAACACTCG CGCAAGAAGTGATAAATAGAACGGGAGTTCTCGAAAGTGGCCCTAGCCCCAATCCCAACAGCTTGATGCAACAACAGCAgagccaacagcagcagcagaatgtgCAAGGTGCAtctgcggcagcggcagccgcagcggccgccgcagcagtGGCAGTCGCGTCCGCTCAGCAACAAGCGAcagcggtggcagtggccgcggccgctgcagccgcagctgccgtcgccggacagcagcagcagcagcagcagcagcaacaatcgcaacagcagcaacaacaatcgcagcagcaacaacaacagacacAACAGCAGCTACCACTACCACAGCCAGTGGACACGAGACAGACCGTTCCTCCCAATCAGTCCGCTCAACTGCAAGGCCCGCCGGCGTCGTTCATGGTCGATgccggcagtggcggtggcggtggagtgGCAGGCGCCGGCCTCATACCGACGTCATCGGCCACTGCCATCACCAACGGACCGAACACGATCATCAACACAAACACTAGTATTTCGAGCGCCGCCAGCGTGAACAGTGGCACCGGCGGAAGCCTTAATCCTGCCGGCACGCACGAGGCATGCATACCGCCGCTGCTTGGCGTCGCCCCGCTCGGTACGTCCAAGCTGCAGAAGGAGCATCAAATACAA TTCCAACGGATGGAAGCCGCTTACTATCATCTGCCAACGCCGAGCGACTCGGAGAGGCTAAGGACGTACTTGCAACGTCAACCCGTGCAAACACCAGGGCACTTTCCACAG CAACAACTTCCACATTCTGACACGGTTGAGTTTTTCCAGCGTCTTTCCCCCGAGACGCTTTTCTTCGTGTTTTACTACATGGAGGGAACGAAAGCTCAATATTTGGCCGCGAAAGCGCTGAAAAAGCAGAGCTGGAGATTTCATACGAAATACATGATGTGGTTCCAGCGCCACGAGGAGCCGAAAGTGATCAACGAAGAGTACGAGCAG GGAACCTACATCTATTTTGATTATGAAAAATGGGGCCAGCGTAAAAAGGAAGGGTTTACGTTTGAATACAAGTACTTAGAAGACAGGGACCTGAATTGA
- the LOC128275376 gene encoding CCR4-NOT transcription complex subunit 3 isoform X1 produces the protein MFTHPRFLSAGEIDRCLKKVTEGVETFEDIWQKVHNATNSNQKEKYEADLKKEIKKLQRLRDQIKSWIASGEIKDKSALLENRRLIETQMERFKVVERETKTKAYSKEGLGAAQKMDPAQREKEEISSWLTSAINSLQIQIDQFECEIESLLAGKKKKLDKDKQDKMDELKGKLERHKFHVTKLETLLRMLDNDGVEVEQIKKIKEDVEYYIDSSQEPDFEENEYIYDDIIGLDDVEISGIPVSTGTDSNNSNETAGSPSSLISGTSPAQSPVLNYSASTLHNHSSDLSADNNNLSEKRPKPDGTKITPVKPTAIRASKVDPSVLAVSNVVNNNNGSSNANSSNIGSGIIGSNSSNNNSSKPGLISSTPSKNHANAGPAPSGLQPPPNSISLNGPAFAAVAKQHASKNGSTTQSSATSGSVSSAGASSSIGPQAPNASNVFNLSQIINASQPKLSQSQQQQQNQTQQNSMPSAAAVVAAANSGNVQPSTQAVPSSQQQPQQQQQQQQQQSQQQTAQQLQSQQIPSVQNSMLLHSGGQPLSSSAASTESGNHVISTSSAATISSSGPNVINNCVSPSNSAVSSRASPSLMSPPQQQQQQQQLLNGPTTLAQEVINRTGVLESGPSPNPNSLMQQQQSQQQQQNVQGASAAAAAAAAAAAVAVASAQQQATAVAVAAAAAAAAAVAGQQQQQQQQQQSQQQQQQSQQQQQQTQQQLPLPQPVDTRQTVPPNQSAQLQGPPASFMVDAGSGGGGGVAGAGLIPTSSATAITNGPNTIINTNTSISSAASVNSGTGGSLNPAGTHEACIPPLLGVAPLGTSKLQKEHQIQFQRMEAAYYHLPTPSDSERLRTYLQRQPVQTPGHFPQQQLPHSDTVEFFQRLSPETLFFVFYYMEGTKAQYLAAKALKKQSWRFHTKYMMWFQRHEEPKVINEEYEQGTYIYFDYEKWGQRKKEGFTFEYKYLEDRDLN, from the exons ATGTTTACTCATCCCCGATTCCTATCCGCAGGTGAAATCGATCGGTGCCTGAAGAAAGTCACTGAAGGAGTGGAAACGTTCGAGGATATTTGGCAGAAAGTTCACAATGCTACAAATAGCAACCAAAAG GAAAAGTATGAGGCGGATCTCAAGAAGGAAATCAAAAAGCTGCAGCGGTTACGTGATCAGATCAAATCATGGATCGCATCCGGCGAGATCAAGGATAAAAGCGCTCTGCTGGAAAACCGTCGGCTCATAGAAACC CAAATGGAGCGGTTTAAGGTGGTCGAACGGGAAACCAAAACGAAAGCATACTCGAAGGAGGGTCTCGGAGCGGCCCAGAAGATGGATCCGGCGCAGCGGGAAAAGGAGGAGATTAGCAGCTGGTTAACGTCGGCCATCAACTCGCTGCAGATCCAGATCGATCAGTTCGAGTGCGAGATCGAGTCGCTGCTGGCgggcaagaagaaaaagcTCGACAAGGACAAGCAGGACAAGATGGACGAGCTGAAGGGCAAGCTGGAGAGGCACAAGTTCCACGTCACGAAGCTCGAGACGCTGCTGCGGATGCTCGACAACGATGGTGTCGAGGTGGAGCAGATAAAGAAAATCAAGGAGGACGTAGAGTACTACATCGATTCTTCGCAAGAGCCGGACTTCGAGGAAAACGAGTACATCTACGACGATATCATCGGATTGGATGATGTGGAAATCTCCG GCATCCCGGTGTCAACTGGCACGGACAGCAATAACAGCAACGAGACGGCCGGTTCGCCCAGCAGTCTGATATCGGGAACTAGTCCGGCGCAGTCGCCGGTGCTGAACTACAGCGCGAGCACGCTGCACAACCACAGCAGCGATCTGTCGGCCGATAATAACAATCTAAGCGAGAAGCGTCCCAAGCCCGATGGCACGAAGATAACG CCGGTAAAACCGACTGCAATCCGAGCTAGCAAAGTGGATCCCTCGGTCCTGGCGGTCAGCAATGTcgtgaacaacaacaacggcagcagcaacgcgaacagcagcaacatcggcagcggcatcatcggcagcaacagcagcaacaacaattcgTCCAAACCGGGGTTGATCAGCTCGACGCCTAGCAAAAACCACGCCAACGCTGGTCCGGCACCGAGCGGGTTGCAGCCACCTCCGAACAGTATATCGCTCAATGGGCCCGCTTTCGCTGCGGTGGCGAAACAGCACGCCAGCA AAAATGGTTCCACAACGCAGTCGAGTGCGACGTCGGGGTCCGTGTCGTCCGCGGGTGCATCGTCGAGCATCGGTCCGCAAGCTCCGAATGCATCGAATGTCTTCAACCTCAGTCAGATTATTAATGCATCTCAACCTAAGCTTAgtcagtcgcagcagcagcagcagaatcagACGCAGCAAAATAGTATGCCGAGTGCGGCGGCCGTGGTTGCCGCGGCCAACAGTGGCAATGTGCAGCCATCGACTCAAGCAGTACCATCGTCACAGCAGcaaccccagcagcagcagcagcagcagcagcagcagtcgcagcaaCAAACGGCGCAGCAGCTACAATCCCAGCAGATTCCTTCCGTGCAGAATTCCATGCTTCTACACAGCGGTGGCCAACCGCTGTCGTCGTCTGCGGCGAGCACCGAGAGCGGCAATCATGTAATTAGCACCTCGTCCGCGGCCACGATCAGCAGTAGTGGCCCGAATGTTATTAATAACTGTGTCTCGCCAAGCAATTCCGCAGTCAGTAGCAG GGCGTCTCCCAGTTTAATGtcaccaccgcagcagcagcagcaacagcagcagctgttaAATGGTCCTACAACACTCG CGCAAGAAGTGATAAATAGAACGGGAGTTCTCGAAAGTGGCCCTAGCCCCAATCCCAACAGCTTGATGCAACAACAGCAgagccaacagcagcagcagaatgtgCAAGGTGCAtctgcggcagcggcagccgcagcggccgccgcagcagtGGCAGTCGCGTCCGCTCAGCAACAAGCGAcagcggtggcagtggccgcggccgctgcagccgcagctgccgtcgccggacagcagcagcagcagcagcagcagcaacaatcgcaacagcagcaacaacaatcgcagcagcaacaacaacagacacAACAGCAGCTACCACTACCACAGCCAGTGGACACGAGACAGACCGTTCCTCCCAATCAGTCCGCTCAACTGCAAGGCCCGCCGGCGTCGTTCATGGTCGATgccggcagtggcggtggcggtggagtgGCAGGCGCCGGCCTCATACCGACGTCATCGGCCACTGCCATCACCAACGGACCGAACACGATCATCAACACAAACACTAGTATTTCGAGCGCCGCCAGCGTGAACAGTGGCACCGGCGGAAGCCTTAATCCTGCCGGCACGCACGAGGCATGCATACCGCCGCTGCTTGGCGTCGCCCCGCTCGGTACGTCCAAGCTGCAGAAGGAGCATCAAATACAA TTCCAACGGATGGAAGCCGCTTACTATCATCTGCCAACGCCGAGCGACTCGGAGAGGCTAAGGACGTACTTGCAACGTCAACCCGTGCAAACACCAGGGCACTTTCCACAG CAACAACTTCCACATTCTGACACGGTTGAGTTTTTCCAGCGTCTTTCCCCCGAGACGCTTTTCTTCGTGTTTTACTACATGGAGGGAACGAAAGCTCAATATTTGGCCGCGAAAGCGCTGAAAAAGCAGAGCTGGAGATTTCATACGAAATACATGATGTGGTTCCAGCGCCACGAGGAGCCGAAAGTGATCAACGAAGAGTACGAGCAG GGAACCTACATCTATTTTGATTATGAAAAATGGGGCCAGCGTAAAAAGGAAGGGTTTACGTTTGAATACAAGTACTTAGAAGACAGGGACCTGAATTGA
- the LOC128274708 gene encoding uncharacterized protein LOC128274708 — MEFTDLPNEVLGKIFALLPVDELVPISLVCTAWRDLIRRFILPKYAVLHVRPVHPVTHQFVAMEKVLAEQCARPFPCSHLKLTLPNGDLLRSVEFQQYFRQQGCALKSLSLQVTELSTELLEVFPTLYSLEKLSVTSESESAYGALPTNMEAALRSLKTLKHLNLHLAGYSILRSLSFLNDAPLVSLVFERFEMELHHLKLLLNGHQGTVRELTVRVDELKPLLELLNSYDQLRLTKLNLKSCGNEDDFSDALIRLYENQPQLRSLTIGSELSLRAVEALPKKLPVLQELDIIAESVNNCRAFAELRHLRRLTLCLYDVRAWDETVAIESVTELSLAVTFPLISPAIFCSFPNLHRLYLEDVDDETLMRDIIVVRTLMEQMRCVRVLDLENFVFREREILNDGVLRFDEMDQLQCLKYSCRDMSDASLLTFTLPNLRELCLTHCPNVTFQGISFLVRNCPLIERLHLESNKRTLQDDGLGLIVRKLTHLRRLVVVNLRALTNVSVDAIIENCFYLQDLTISHCVGITLDKAEAIGKLTAVTSLKNLVYN, encoded by the exons ATGGAATTTACGGATCTTCCCAATGAG GTTTTAGGTAAAATCTTTGCCTTGCTGCCAGTGGATGAGCTGGTGCCGATTTCACTCGTCTGCACCGCTTGGAGAGACCTGATCCGTAGGTTCATTCTGCCGAAGTATGCTGTGCTTCACGTTCGACCAGTCCATCCCGTCACCCATCAGTTCGTCGCGATGGAGAAGGTCCTGGCGGAGCAGTGTGCCAGACCGTTTCCCTGCTCACACCTGAAGCTCACCCTTCCGAACGGAGATCTGCTTCGGTCGGTGGAGTTTCAGCAGTACTTCCGGCAGCAAGGATGCGCCCTTAAATCGCTGTCCCTCCAGGTGACAGAGCTCAGCACGGAGCTGCTGGAAGTATTTCCCACGCTCTACAGCCTGGAGAAGCTGAGCGTTACCAGTGAATCGGAATCGGCGTACGGAGCACTTCCGACCAACATGGAAGCGGCCCTCCGTTCCCTGAAGACTCTCAAGCATCTAAACCTTCACCTCGCTGGCTACTCTATATTGCGTAGTCTTTCATTCCTGAACGATGCCCCGTTAGTGTCGTTGGTGTTTGAACGTTTCGAAATGGAACTTCATCATTTAAAGCTGCTCCTTAACGGTCACCAAGGAACGGTGCGTGAGCTGACGGTGCGAGTCGATGAGCTGAAACCTCTGTTGGAGCTTCTAAACTCGTACGATCAGTTGCGGTTGACCAAACTGAACCTGAAATCGTGCGGCAACGAGGATGACTTTTCCGATGCACTGATACGGCTGTACGAGAACCAACCGCAGCTGCGCTCGCTAACGATCGGTTCGGAGCTTTCGCTACGAGCCGTCGAGGCGTTGCCAAAGAAGTTGCCCGTCCTGCAGGAGCTGGACATTATCGCCGAGAGTGTCAACAACTGCCGGGCGTTTGCAGAGTTGCGCCACCTGCGCCGGTTGACCCTGTGTCTGTATGATGTGCGCGCCTGGGACGAAACGGTGGCGATCGAGAGCGTTACCGAGCTCTCGTTGGCCGTAACGTTTCCCCTTATTTCGCCGGCCATCTTTTGCTCCTTCCCGAACCTGCACCGGCTCTACTTGGAGGATGTGGACGATGAGACACTGATGCGGGACATCATCGTGGTGCGCACGCTGATGGAGCAGATGCGTTGCGTCCGGGTGCTCGATCTGGAAAACTTTGTTTTCCGCGAACGCGAGATACTGAACGACGGTGTGCTGCGGTTCGACGAAATGGACCAATTGCAGTGTCTAAAGTACAGCTGCCGCGATATGTCGGATGCCTCGCTGTTAACGTTCACGCTGCCGAACCTTCGCGAACTATGCCTGACGCACTGCCCAAACGTGACGTTCCAGGGCATTTCGTTTCTGGTGCGCAACTGTCCGCTGATCGAGCGGTTGCACTTGGAGTCGAACAAACGGACGCTGCAGGATGATGGTCTAGGATTGATCGTACGAAAGTTGACCCACCTGCGACGGTTGGTCGTGGTCAACTTGCGCGCGTTGACGAACGTTTCCGTTGATGCAATCATCGAGAACTGCTTCTATCTGCAG GACTTGACCATATCGCACTGTGTAGGAATCACGCTCGATAAGGCGGAAGCTATCGGCAAGCTGACCGCCGTGACGTCATTGAAAAACTTAGTCTATAACTGA